From one Sus scrofa isolate TJ Tabasco breed Duroc chromosome 9, Sscrofa11.1, whole genome shotgun sequence genomic stretch:
- the CREBZF gene encoding CREB/ATF bZIP transcription factor isoform X1 yields MRHSLTKLLAASGSDSPTRSESPAPAATFSLPPDLSRAAAEDEGTAAAGSPGRKQPRGNEGESEAGRGGRGGVAVRAPSPEEMEEEAVASVPGDETEDMDFLSGLELADLLDPRQPDWHLEPGLSSPGPLSSSGGGSESGGLWRGDDDDEAAAAEMQRFSDLLQRLLNGIGGCSSGSDTGGGEKRRRKSPGGGGGSSGGNDNNQAATKSPRKAAAAAARLNRLKKKEYVMGLESRVRGLAAENQELRAENRELGKRVQALQEESRYLRAVLANETGLARLLSRLSGVGLRLTTSLFRDSPAGDHDYALPVGKQQQDLLEEDDSAGGVCLHVDKDKVSVEFCSACARKASSSLKIFFFR; encoded by the exons ATGAGGCATAGCCTGACCAAACTGCTGGCGGCCTCGGGCAGCGACTCCCCAACCCGCAGCGAGAGCCCGGCGCCGGCCGCGACCTTCTCGCTGCCCCCGGACCTGAGCCGGGCGGCGGCGGAGGACGAGGGGACGGCGGCGGCCGGATCTCCTGGCCGCAAACAGCCTCGCGGAAACGAGGGCGAGTCGGAGGCCGGGAGGGGGGGCCGCGGCGGCGTGGCCGTGCGCGCGCCCTCGCccgaggagatggaggaggaggcggTCGCCAGCGTCCCCGGGGACGAAACGGAGGACATGGACTTTCTGTCCGGGCTGGAACTGGCGGATCTGCTGGACCCCCGGCAGCCAGACTGGCACCTGGAGCCCGGGCTCAGCTCGCCCGGGCCTCTCTCCTCGTCCGGCGGAGGCTCGGAGAGCGGTGGCCTGTGGCGAGGGGACGACGACGACGAGGCCGCGGCCGCTGAGATGCAGCGCTTTTCTGACCTGCTGCAGAGGCTGCTAAACGGCATCGGCGGCTGCAGCAGCGGCAGTGACACTGGCGGCGGCGAAAAGAGGCGGAGAAAGTCccccggaggcggcggcggcagcagcggcggcaACGACAACAACCAGGCGGCGACAAAGAGTCCCCggaaggcggcggcggcggccgctcGTCTGAATcggctgaagaagaaggagtaCGTGATGGGGCTGGAGAGCCGAGTCCGGGGTCTGGCAGCCGAGAACCAGGAGCTGCGGGCCGAGAATCGGGAGCTGGGCAAGCGCGTCCAAGCACTGCAGGAGGAGAGTCGCTACCTACGGGCCGTCTTAGCCAACGAGACCGGACTGGCTCGCTTGCTGAGCCGGCTGAGCGGCGTGGGACTGCGGCTGACCACCTCGCTCTTCAGAGACTCGCCCGCCGGGGACCATGACTACGCGCTGCCGGTGGGAAAGCAGCAGCAGGACCTGCTGGAAGAGGACGACTCAGCCGGAGGAGTGTGTCTTCATGTGGACAAGGATAAGGTGTCGGTGGAGTTCTGCTCAGCGTGCGCCCGGAAGGCGTCGTCTTCTCTTAAAAT TTTCTTTTTTAGGTGA
- the CREBZF gene encoding CREB/ATF bZIP transcription factor isoform X2, producing MRHSLTKLLAASGSDSPTRSESPAPAATFSLPPDLSRAAAEDEGTAAAGSPGRKQPRGNEGESEAGRGGRGGVAVRAPSPEEMEEEAVASVPGDETEDMDFLSGLELADLLDPRQPDWHLEPGLSSPGPLSSSGGGSESGGLWRGDDDDEAAAAEMQRFSDLLQRLLNGIGGCSSGSDTGGGEKRRRKSPGGGGGSSGGNDNNQAATKSPRKAAAAAARLNRLKKKEYVMGLESRVRGLAAENQELRAENRELGKRVQALQEESRYLRAVLANETGLARLLSRLSGVGLRLTTSLFRDSPAGDHDYALPVGKQQQDLLEEDDSAGGVCLHVDKDKVSVEFCSACARKASSSLKM from the coding sequence ATGAGGCATAGCCTGACCAAACTGCTGGCGGCCTCGGGCAGCGACTCCCCAACCCGCAGCGAGAGCCCGGCGCCGGCCGCGACCTTCTCGCTGCCCCCGGACCTGAGCCGGGCGGCGGCGGAGGACGAGGGGACGGCGGCGGCCGGATCTCCTGGCCGCAAACAGCCTCGCGGAAACGAGGGCGAGTCGGAGGCCGGGAGGGGGGGCCGCGGCGGCGTGGCCGTGCGCGCGCCCTCGCccgaggagatggaggaggaggcggTCGCCAGCGTCCCCGGGGACGAAACGGAGGACATGGACTTTCTGTCCGGGCTGGAACTGGCGGATCTGCTGGACCCCCGGCAGCCAGACTGGCACCTGGAGCCCGGGCTCAGCTCGCCCGGGCCTCTCTCCTCGTCCGGCGGAGGCTCGGAGAGCGGTGGCCTGTGGCGAGGGGACGACGACGACGAGGCCGCGGCCGCTGAGATGCAGCGCTTTTCTGACCTGCTGCAGAGGCTGCTAAACGGCATCGGCGGCTGCAGCAGCGGCAGTGACACTGGCGGCGGCGAAAAGAGGCGGAGAAAGTCccccggaggcggcggcggcagcagcggcggcaACGACAACAACCAGGCGGCGACAAAGAGTCCCCggaaggcggcggcggcggccgctcGTCTGAATcggctgaagaagaaggagtaCGTGATGGGGCTGGAGAGCCGAGTCCGGGGTCTGGCAGCCGAGAACCAGGAGCTGCGGGCCGAGAATCGGGAGCTGGGCAAGCGCGTCCAAGCACTGCAGGAGGAGAGTCGCTACCTACGGGCCGTCTTAGCCAACGAGACCGGACTGGCTCGCTTGCTGAGCCGGCTGAGCGGCGTGGGACTGCGGCTGACCACCTCGCTCTTCAGAGACTCGCCCGCCGGGGACCATGACTACGCGCTGCCGGTGGGAAAGCAGCAGCAGGACCTGCTGGAAGAGGACGACTCAGCCGGAGGAGTGTGTCTTCATGTGGACAAGGATAAGGTGTCGGTGGAGTTCTGCTCAGCGTGCGCCCGGAAGGCGTCGTCTTCTCTTAAAATGTAG
- the CCDC89 gene encoding coiled-coil domain-containing protein 89, with amino-acid sequence MPQEETALGMDAPSAEKLLEKQNKKLENQEEEGLEFKELDGLREALANLRGLSEEEKGEKAMLCSRIQEQSQLICILKRRSDEALERCQVLELLNAELEEKRMLEAEKLKAKSEHAEKLEERFMTLAANHELMIRFKDEHKNQNIKLREENEKLRLENDHLFSQALKDQEVKVAQLTAQSEALAKELETLKQRSAQDACQAQAREKELLKLQSQQACAHARETEQLRSQLQSLKQQHQQATEQMAKAEQAHSLLNQELQARLQTVSREKEELLQLSMERGKVLQNKQAEIRQLEDKLETADVARRHAVERFEQEAVAVDSNLRVRELQRRVDGIQKAYDELRLQSEAFKRHSLDLLSKERELNAKLRHLFP; translated from the coding sequence ATGCCTCAGGAAGAGACAGCTCTCGGGATGGACGCCCCATCTGctgaaaaactattagaaaagcaaaacaaaaagctcGAAAACCAGGAAGAGGAGGGACTGGAGTTTAAGGAACTGGATGGTCTGAGGGAAGCCTTGGCAAACCTCCGGGGACTGTCCGAGGAGGAGAAGGGTGAGAAGGCGATGCTTTGCTCCCGCATCCAGGAGCAATCCCAGCTCATCTGCATCCTGAAGCGGAGGTCAGACGAAGCCCTGGAGCGCTGCCAGGTCCTGGAGCTGCTCAACGCAGAACTGGAGGAGAAGAGGATGCTGGAGGCCGAGAAGCTGAAAGCCAAGAGTGAGCATGCCGAGAAGCTGGAGGAACGCTTTATGACCCTGGCAGCCAACCACGAGTTGATGATCCGCTTCAAGGATGAACACAAGAATCAGAACATCAAGCTGAGAGAGGAGAACGAGAAGCTGAGGCTGGAGAATGACCACCTCTTCAGCCAGGCTTTGAAGGACCAGGAGGTCAAAGTAGCTCAGCTCACCGCCCAGAGCGAGGCCCTGGCCAAGGAGCTGGAGACTCTGAAACAGCGGAGTGCTCAGGATGCTTGCCAGGCGCAGGCCCGAGAGAAGGAGCTGCTGAAGCTGCAGAGCCAGCAGGCCTGCGCCCACGCCAGGGAGACCGAGCAGCTGCGCAGCCAGCTGCAGAGCCTCAAGCAGCAGCACCAGCAGGCCACGGAGCAGATGGCCAAGGCCGAGCAGGCACACAGCCTACTGAACCAGGAGCTGCAGGCCAGGCTGCAGACCGTCAGTCGTGAGAAAGAGGAGCTATTGCAGTTGTCCATGGAGAGGGGCAAGGTGCTCCAGAACAAGCAAGCAGAGATACGCCAGCTTGAGGATAAGCTGGAGACAGCAGATGTGGCCAGGAGGCACGCAGTGGAGCGGTTTGAACAAGAGGCAGTGGCCGTGGACAGTAACTTGAGAGTTCGGGAGCTTCAGCGCAGGGTGGATGGGATCCAGAAGGCCTATGATGAACTCAGGCTGCAGTCTGAAGCCTTCAAAAGGCACAGCCTGGATCTCTTAAGCAAAGAGAGAGAGCTCAATGCCAAACTTCGCCATCTCTTTCCATAA